The genomic stretch aggggttgaatttctcaaaatagcttcttatctcttgtacactttataaatgcaatctggtgtgcaaatttcaactttctggcttttgtagtttcggctctgcgttgatgaatcagtcagtcagtcagtcagtcagtcagtcaggacacttgcatttatatatatagataagtAGGGACTAGGTACAATTATGCTGCCAGCCGCAACACTCAGTTGCATCCCCCATCCTTCCAtctgttatttaaatattattttataataatttaaataaataattatagtttaGGTAACACACATCCAGAAACTATTAAGCAACTGAATTGTGCGATCGCGTTCCCATAATAAAACACTGCACATACCTAcgaataatttaatttcataagCTCAATTCATTCGCAATACATTTTTGACAATCCAATTTCATACACGGTGGACATATTTTGTAAGATCGCGGGATCGTGAATTGTGTACAATTTCTACATAGGTGggtacgtacagtcagcatcaaaagtaaCAGATAGAACTACCTACTCTTCATCTTCAAAAGTAGGTATCTAACATCCTTTAATAACTTAACAAAAAGAGATAAGCACTTAAGTCGTAGAAGAACTAGACTGTGACAGATACTTCTGAACGCGAACTGTAGAAAACGATTTAGAAGAGCTTATTCCGGGTGGCAATTACTTTTGCTTTGCCGCGTTATTTTCGCTACTACGCCTACTACCTATATTGATGTTGACTGTACATTGCGTTATTAAATTAATGGAAAATGTACTCAATCCGCGTCCGCAGTTTCAaaagataatatttttatataaacaaTGGCACGGACGTAATTATACGAAATGTTTTAGTACAAATTACTTGCACGACGGACAATAGGCGGAACGGAGCTCGAAGTTGAATTGAACAACTTGGAAGAGGGGGGCGTCTTAtatttatcttattgttttcgggggccctagCGGATACACTTcaacccatagggatcttttgtgcaactACCCCCTAGAGAAGATCCGTCAGCTACTcttcaagagcttttcccaccatatccatgtgtcagATGATgtagctcatgggtagcgttttaaagtcctttggttccagatatcctgctccaaagtccttcattctttgtctgggGAGGGCGTGACAGAGGGGGCGTAGCGCGTATATTCCGaattcaaaaatattacaaagtaCTGACGAAGCAATGTGGCGAAAAATCGCAAGTtcgtaatattttattattgggGAAGTTAGGTTATTGGTTTTCTAAGAGAGTTTAAACTCAGTTCTTACAAAACTTTTTAAAACCCGAGCCGAGGCGTGGCATTTTTTATGCAGCACTCTGATGAAAAGAAGACTATGTAATTCTAACAAGTATAAGAGTATAACTAAGCTAAAACTTATGTCATGCCAGGCCTCCAGTGGCGGAGCCCGGATTCGGAGATTCggaccgccgcgccgccgccgccgtcttCAGCTTACGCGGCTAAGGCCCGGACCTGGCCTGATTTAATTCTAGAGTATTATGCAATCtttaaaatacaataacaaGGCCTTGCAGTAAACAGGCTTTTAATTTTGTACTGGGGGCCTTTGAGTAACTCTAAGGGCGAGCGTGCTTGCACCTAATATTCCTTGGTGCGTCGCAGTTCGTACGTATGGTAAAGGAGGGTTTTCTTCACCGCGACTGCACtaaaaactcatttattttatCAGCCAGCCGTAATAACAGACAATCTTGTGATCGCTGTATCTGCGACATCTCGGGCAACTGGAGTGCGACGTCATTATGAAAAGAAACTGGGTTGAGGCTTGAAATCGGGGGTTAGCGACCGCAGGTTGTGACTAATTTAATGGGTAAATAAGTCGAAGTCTCACTTTTATTAAAGttgaacaacaacaacaatatttCCGTCTTCTATTACTGTGGCATCCGCGGTCGCCTAAGCGGCAATGGGAtatataaggcctgattcgaaacaaatttgacaaattcagagtgatttttcttggatattttctagcttactttatatatacactacgacattataattatcagaatcaccaaattattataccaaaaatttttttttttatcaattctaagatgatcaaaaaaatcaaataaacgccgccgtctttttaattaggcgccaaattgctgtcaaaaacttgataagtatggaagaaacttgcacataactaatttccaacataacctgttacctaatattataccaatactgaaaggtaatttcattgcaatatccatgaaacaatgaggatctagacatatcttcaaatatctggcgtatcaggaatttcgtcgatgtggtgtcagttaccgggcattggttacttttcgacagagaaatcgacaccaacatcactaaaagaaacggttcgcagctttagtttaataatgcggatttccaatattactttgataatatttggagatgatccacgatgtttatgaggcaatcagcatgcttaagccagtaccctcgaaatcggaccaaaaaacttgattcaacaaagtcccacagtattgacctattgaacggtatggagtggagtgtccaaggaattagttcgttaaaacaacaaaaactatatgcaatataatatttcaaaataaacattgttcttgataggactcaaactaagaaactgtcaaaaaacactgtcggatgtatgatggagggcatacaacaaaactaacgacaggagcgggaagaaatggaaaatgatgaatttacttataaataacaatttttaaacaaattttcaataaattatggaaaaacaaatcttgattcagctagcttcagtaccattaatagggttttcaatttggcagattgaattcgaatcaggccttagttATTAACAGCCAGATGTGAAATAGTACTCGGGTGACCGAAAATTTGGTCCCACGAAAATTCACACTTTTGCTACGTGCGTAATCATCGTTTTTAGTTTCCTCACCAATCCCAATACCTGACATAGGTACACTTCGTGTAAGTATAATATCAGATAAATTAATATGATAatatgctttgaaacttcgacGACCCGGTAGGTAAGTACTCCTAGTTTTGCCTTATCAACAACATGTTTCGGGTATTTGATTAGTCATATAGTCACTTTGCGCCTCGGAGTTTAACCATTTAAGTTGAGCTCTTTATAATTCTTTTAAACTCCAGAATTTATATAAGCCATGCTTTGTCCCTCTTCAAAACGGTGACTTGTAATTTTCACCAACGATTTCTTATGTAGATCTTAGTGTAAGAACATAAAATGTCTTTCTACATAATTAACGTTAATTAGTAATCTACTAATCTAATAATACCCTGTGTTAAGAGTATGAACCCATTAGCTTGCGATGCTAGACCGAAACGAGAGGTGAGTGCCCGGGGATTAGTGTCGTTATCTGAAGAATTTTGGCTCTCAGTCTGATAAGGAATTAAAATAAGCCTTATAAATCTAACATTCCTTGTCATGTCATATCGCAGCGTaggataaataattaaaaaaatatacttgttAAACAACTTTAAGGTAATTAAGTTATATGATTGAGACGATTCCTAGCTAAGTTTCAATTCAACCCGTGTTGCTTCTGATGTTATCAGCTCGATCTTAAATTTTTCGTACTCCGTACAGTACAGTCGCATCTCAAGTGCTAACAATAGGGATTCCAAGCATCTCCATTTTCGCTCTAATAACCGTTGCCGCACTTTATTAGTACACCGTTTCATCTTCGACTAGCGGGGGACCATTTTCCATAGGCTGCACTTCTTATTGTCCCCTGCCTTCTGTAATTTATTTCGCTTTTCTGTGCCGCGGCGAGTGGTTCTTTTCGCGCGCAATTTTGACGTTTACTTTTTTTACGGCATAGGCGTTGGCGCGTGCAGCCAGGTTTTCCGGGACGTTATTTCCtgccagttatttttaaattgatttttgaATGTGTTGTCTGTGGCCAGCATGGTGAGGTTTTGGTGGATGTTTGTTTTGTTCGCGAAAACTGCTTCGGCCAGTGACAACGAATTGCCGGAGTCTGAAGCTGGAAAAGGTTGGTTGGTATTTACAGTTATAAACAATAGGTACGATATACATAAGAGATGCTTTTGGCAATTATAATATTCGCCGGGTTTGTAATTGTTATGCGTATTTTTTATGTagaaaatgtaatttattttttatgtagaaaatgtaattaaaaGACATGAAGTTAGAATGATATTTAGATCACAACTGTTACACTCACTTGTATTTTTAGTCGTGacggcgacatgtttcgggcccgtcgggggttcTTCCTCAGCAACAACAAATGAGTGTACGTAACCTTTGTGATCTAAATATTTTATAGTTTAATTTCAATTAGAACGatattgaatcatttttaaataatCCACCCTATTTATGtttgtaaattttgttttacttttgtGGCAGTGGTACTCTGATAGTTTGTTGAggtaatttaggtacctactttttaacAATTTCGTTTCTTAGAGTTTGAAACTAGTATAAAGTTGTGAACACGTAGGTACCCACCGAAAAATGTATAGGTATCTAACATTTGATACCTCTACTACCTATTAcccttattaaatattttctttgaaAAGAAACAGAGTTCAACCGAGTGATTATCCCGACGATACACTATTTTGTAccaagtaaataataattaagcaTAGACTGTAGCCAAGTAATTTAAgtaaggtaggtacataatacataGACTTTACGACTTTGCACCACAAGAGAACTACAATAACAAACTAAAAAAGAAAGCCATGCGAAATTAAACCAATTCAATATAACGGCTTAATTTACCCAATACAAGCCAAGCCGTTTCTCACGCTTTCCACATAACACTTTTCCATGATCTTGGAAGTAACAAAATGTTCACTAAGTACACATAACGTTCGGACTCTTCGGACATTGAATACATATATACTTCGGACATAGTAAGTTCTAGCGCCTATTTCATGGTTGCGAGCCCGAGACAATGGGAGAAAGAGCATAATTACCGTACAACTTTCAGTTTTATCTAGATCTTTTGCTATTATATACGATTGGAGGAAAATTGCgaatccggctcgaaggaccatttTATACATAACGCAGTTTTTCgagtttatttaaaaatcatgtgattcttttctttttaaatttgcaGAGTATTAAAATAGATATAAATATATCATATAAATTACTAAACATTGAAAATTAAGTTGCATAAAATTTGTGACAATTTTAAAGTTAGTCAAACTAAAGGTAAGGtaacttaaagaaaatatgcACTTGGTCATATTGGTGGCCGatacttataatattaaatgTGTGTTTAAACCGATCGTTCCAGCGAATATCACGTTTTTTCGGCATATTCAAGTGCAAAACTTTAGGAAAAAAATCCCTCGCGTAATTAATGAACGCCCCCTAATACAATAAGGGTAGGTTGCACTATACCatctgtcactgttaaaacgttcactaaattttattgtatgggagtgACTATGATCTGGGGTtgtattcgacaagcgacgtttgacgtatcgtgttgatctcccgttgatgtgggaaaaatcataagttctcgaatacgtacaatgtcaaaatttgacattaacaattcacagttagggtgacaagcaaaccaaaccgaaccacccttagtttagagttgagttttggatggttttggttgtaccaaatgatattatccaccgttgatggaatcaacactcagtatgcaataaaatcaactgttgatttgacatggatgcgaaatctgacagttgtacgtgtcgaatttggcccctggccgcgtagccaagatgccaatcgcttacgctctgtagcgatcgaaacgcaactgtcactgtcacactaataaggaagagtgatagagagacataatgcttttcgttgtcgaagcgatagcgattgtaaccttggctaggccggctgatcagTCTGTCACATTGGCTGGTGCAACTTGCCCTAAGTCCATTCGTTTGTGCATTCCTTCAATAAATATTTGATATTGTCTGTCTACTTATTTTCCAGAATCCCGTTTCCTCCCACTCTTCGAAGTGAAGAGGTTCGACCGGCCATTGGGACCAGGGGGTTTACCCCCTCTCACCACAGTACCAATAGCGGGGGAGCGATGTTCGCAGAGACTGGAGTCTGCCCTGGACCAGCTGAAGAGACGGAAGAGGAACCAGCCGAAGACCTTGGATACTCCCGCGGTAAGGATTTTTGAGAGTTTATAGTGCATATGGTAAAAATTGGCGGGGTCGCCATGAAACATATTTATTATCCTTCTACAGTTGGAGAAGTTGATCGACTGGCTAATAAAGCTGGTGACGTGGGTCGTGATAAGTACcaatttaggtacagtcagcagcaatagttgctaaacgggcgaggtgttcaaaatgatcttgacgcgactttgttGTAAGGAGACTGAGCGCGTCAacgtaattttgaacacctcgccgcTAAACAATGTCTGCTGCTGGCTGTACTTGTACCGATTGTTCATTATCAGCAACTGTTAGACTAATTATGTCTCTATCAAGAAGCACCACAAATTCCGGTTTTCTACTTTAGTCTGTTCCTACACGCAAGAGGTTACCGTAAGAATCTGGATCTATAAAAGTTTAAAGGCATTTCCAAAATTCATCCAATATGACTAGAACAACACACCTTTCCAATCACTTTCACAAATATTGAATGAGCCTTACATGCTAATCAAATAATGCACAGTATTTTATCAAGTTTTGCAAATTCCCGACCATATTTCACTTTAAATCTAGGCCAGACTGAACTTGAGGATATGCTAATTAACCGACAAAGCGACCATTGTTTCAACCACTTCCTTCATTACAGAGTCAAAGCATCGATCTCAACGGCTACAGCCTGTACCAGCAAATGCGGAGCGCTCCAGTGGACATGTATGTCACAAGGATGCGAGTGCGGCTCCCCCAGAATGCCAACTGGGTTCGCGTGGAAAAATGCTACTTCGACCCTCGAAACGTCTCTCTGGACACCATGCTGTTATTCCACGATATAACCATAAGCGGAAACGTTGATCTATTCGATGCGAACGAGCTAGATCGGAATATACCCCCAAGTAGAAGATTAAGAAGGCACTACGCTGATAGAAGATATGACGCACCATATCCAGAATACAGATATAGACCAGGTACCG from Cydia fagiglandana chromosome 11, ilCydFagi1.1, whole genome shotgun sequence encodes the following:
- the LOC134668592 gene encoding uncharacterized protein LOC134668592, with the translated sequence MVRFWWMFVLFAKTASASDNELPESEAGKESRFLPLFEVKRFDRPLGPGGLPPLTTVPIAGERCSQRLESALDQLKRRKRNQPKTLDTPASQSIDLNGYSLYQQMRSAPVDMYVTRMRVRLPQNANWVRVEKCYFDPRNVSLDTMLLFHDITISGNVDLFDANELDRNIPPSRRLRRHYADRRYDAPYPEYRYRPGTGCNMILRLRKAGIGFHTRPLHQQPGKFNVKTDSEFVEPGFISVYAYGCEKYINRNSIRNKDNLPLRRRKRSDEFTFDPRLNQPEEYDSRTSDNSWNTVYEPRSRVNYERSKLFRPDDDLDEVEDISREMEDIFTKGIRTLLTTYMKKELQPAIKDTLMRNMGYVISYG